One Cottoperca gobio chromosome 23, fCotGob3.1, whole genome shotgun sequence genomic region harbors:
- the strap gene encoding serine-threonine kinase receptor-associated protein → MAMRQTPLTCSGHTRPVVDLAFSGITPYGYFLISACKDGKPMLRQGDTGDWIGTFLGHKGAVWGATLNTDATKAATAAADFTAKVWDAVSGDEVLTLAHKHIVKTVNFTQDSTCLLTGGNDKLLRLYDLINPEAAPLEIAGHTSAIKKALWCNNDKQILSASEDKTIRLWDRNSMQEVKTLTFNTTVSSMEYVPDGEVLVITYGKTIAFYNALSLDLIKTVEAPAPINSASLHPEKDFFVAGGEDFKLYKFDYSTKEELESYKGHFGPVHCVRFSPDGELYASGSEDGTLRLWQTAVGKTYGLWKCVLPEDMGAENSEQLYTSTPEIKA, encoded by the exons ATGGCGATGAGACAGACTCCGCTCACCTGCTCTGGTCACACCCGGCCTGTGGTGGACCTGGCCTTCAGTGGAATCACTCCCTATGGCTACTTCCTCATCAGCGCCTGCAAGG ATGGCAAGCCCATGTTGCGCCAGGGAGACACAGGGGACTGGATCGGAACGTTTCTGGGTCACAAAGGCGCTGTCTGGGGAGCCACTCTGAACACAGACGCCACCAAGGCAGCCACCGCTGCAGCTGACTTCACAGC AAAGGTGTGGGATGCAGTGAGTGGAGACGAGGTCCTCACactggcacacaaacacatcgtCAAGACTGTCAATTTTACTCAG GATAGCACTTGTCTGCTGACTGGAGGAAACGACAAGCTGCTGCGCCTCTATGATCTTATCAACCCTGAAGCAG CACCTCTGGAGATTGCAGGTCACACCTCAGCTATAAAAAAAGCCTTGTGGTGTAACAACGACAAGCAGATCCTCTCTGCTTCCGAAGACAAAACCATACG GCTGTGGGACAGGAACTCCATGCAGGAGGTGAAGACGCTGACGTTCAACACAACAGTTAGCAGCATGGAGTATGTGCCTGATGGAGAGGTTCTTGTGATCACATATGGAAAGACAATCGCTTTCTACAACGCTCTGAG ccTGGACTTGATCAAGACAGTGGAGGCCCCAGCTCCCATCAACTCAGCCTCCCTCCACCCAGAGAAAGACTTCTTTGTTGCCGGGGGAGAGGACTTCAAGCTCTACAAATTTGACTATAGCACCAAGGAAGAACTGG AGTCCTATAAGGGTCATTTTGGTCCAGTGCACTGTGTTCGCTTCAGTCCGGATGGTGAGCTGTATGCCAGCGGCTCTGAGGACGGCACTCTCCGACTTTGGCAGACTGCTGTGGGGAAAACTTATGGCCTGTGGAAGTGTGTCCTTCCTG AGGACATGGGGGCAGAGAACTCTGAACAGCTGTACACTTCGACCCCTGAGATCAAAGCCTAA
- the tmpoa gene encoding thymopoietin a isoform X3 codes for MSEYLDDPSVLTKEKLKNELLAHNVELPSGNPTKDVYVQLYLKNITANNKKHVTATTLDVFSSDDELPPPVVSSRSRSSGRKATRKTDKVRPDEMDVTVLTDDGLKDELLKHGVDAGPIVASTRKLYEKKLQRLLDDGPAQLPLPELVLTEIQVNHNGNSESDLYSDKEDEVTAEQEPVTEPEPPPVVEKPVRSRGKTPVTSRTRSGQHHTRDQLMDDDDDDEEPVLQVKRRSRRLSYRMIVPEDLRPLLTDQVQLVSNRRVHQRLDSPVRAASISSRPAQLKEKELGLLPEPSKDSSHKPVGLLNTALLEEPEPSSKPLRPAQSPRPAAKPSRTSSALIQLTKVDPVTLCNISPIKRPEYHWSLSDQFGAKHVGVCVARVEKIAASDQTLRVEENEVLKELFPNDISSPTGITATCRRPIRGAAHRPVKSSELWNDENHIFSPKTTKTSSSSSSYTESCLVNRVTSLPLSTSTSSFSTSSSSSSRLLSAASPAGQTKAAPRSVSLWIKLFLLAVVAAFLFLVYQAMETNTINPFVTSDTEVASGRAGSV; via the exons ATGTCGGAGTACCTGGACGACCCGTCTGTGCTCACCAAGGAAAAGCTGAAAAACGAACTGTTGGCCCATAATGTAGAGCTTCCGAGCGGCAACCCGACTAAGGACGTGTATGTGCAGCTTTATCTGAAGAACATTACCGCTAATAACAAGAAGCATGTCACGGCTACGACTCTGGACGTCTTCTCCAGCGACGATGAACTGCCGCCGCCCGTAGTCTCCAGCAGAAGTCGCTCCTCCGGCAGA AAAGCCACCAGGAAAACAGACAAGGTTCGGCCAGACGAGATGGATGTTACTGTGCTGACCGATGACGGCCTAAAGGATGAGCTGCTTAAGCACGGAGTGGACGCGGGGCCGATTGTGG CATCCACCCGTAAGCTGTATGAGAAGAAACTGCAGAGGCTGCTGGATGACGGTCCTGCACAGCTGCCGCTGCCCGAGCTTGTTCTCACTGAGATACAAGTCAACCACAACGGCAACTCTGAATCGGACCTGTACAGTGACAAGGAGGACG AAGTGACAGCAGAACAAGAACCTGTGACAGAACCTGAACCTCCTCCAGTAGTGGAGAAACCAGTAAGGAGCCGAGGGAAGACGCCCGTCACCAGCCGCACCCGCAGCGGTCAGCACCACACG AGAGACCAGTtaatggatgatgatgatgatgatgaagagccTGTCCTGCAAGTAAAGCGCAGATCCAGGAGGCTGTCCTATAGAATG ATAGTGCCTGAGGATCTCAGGCCTTTATTGACAGATCAGGTCCAGTTGGTGTCTAATAGGAGGGTTCACCAAAGACTGGACAGTCCAGTTCGGGCTGCCTCCATCTCGTCCAGACCTGCTCAG CTCAAAGAGAAGGAGCTGGGGCTACTTCCCGAACCCAGCAAGGATTCATCTCACAAGCCAGTCGGTCTGCTCAACACTGCCCTGTTAGAG GAACCTGAGCCAAGTAGTAAACCTTTAAGACCAGCTCAG AGTCCACGACCGGCTGCAAAGCCATCCAGGACTTCCTCCGCTCTGATTCAACTCACCAAAGTCGACCCAGTCACCTTGTGTAACATCTCACCCATTAAGAGACCAGAGTACCACTGGTCTCTGTCAGACCAGTTTGGCGCTAAGCATGTCGGTGTCTGCGTAGCACGG gtggaGAAGATTGCAGCCAGCGACCAAACCCTGAGAGTAGAGGAGAATGAAGTTCTGAAGGAGCTGTTCCCCAATGACATCAGTAGTCCAACAGGAATCAC CGCCACCTGTCGACGACCCATTAGAGGGGCTGCACATCGCCCGGTGAAGTCCAGTGAACTGTGGAATGATGAAAACCACATCTTCTCTCCAAAGACCACCAAGACAAGCAGCTCTTCCTCATCCTACACAGAGAGCTGCCTTGTCAATAGAGTCACCAGCCTGCCCCTCtctacctccacctcctctttctccacttcctcctcttcctcctccaggcTTCTGTCTGCAGCTTCCCCTGCAGGTCAAACCAAAGCAGCACCCCGCAGCGTGTCTCTGTGGATAAAGCTGTTTCTGCTGGCCGTCGTGGCTGCTTTCCTGTTCTTAGTTTACCAAGCCATGGAGACCAACACCATCAACCCTTTTGTAACCTCAGACACAGAAGTGGCCAGTGGAAGGGCAGGAAGTGTctga
- the tmpoa gene encoding thymopoietin a isoform X1: MSEYLDDPSVLTKEKLKNELLAHNVELPSGNPTKDVYVQLYLKNITANNKKHVTATTLDVFSSDDELPPPVVSSRSRSSGRKATRKTDKVRPDEMDVTVLTDDGLKDELLKHGVDAGPIVASTRKLYEKKLQRLLDDGPAQLPLPELVLTEIQVNHNGNSESDLYSDKEDEVTAEQEPVTEPEPPPVVEKPVRSRGKTPVTSRTRSGQHHTRDQLMDDDDDDEEPVLQVKRRSRRLSYRMIVPEDLRPLLTDQVQLVSNRRVHQRLDSPVRAASISSRPAQLKEKELGLLPEPSKDSSHKPVGLLNTALLEEPEPSSKPLRPAQSPRPAAKPSRTSSALIQLTKVDPVTLCNISPIKRPEYHWSLSDQFGAKHVGVCVARDECAPPDVLLHKGTQQKITSFMSMCSPMKTLSCTSTMSKDVLVRQVEKIAASDQTLRVEENEVLKELFPNDISSPTGITATCRRPIRGAAHRPVKSSELWNDENHIFSPKTTKTSSSSSSYTESCLVNRVTSLPLSTSTSSFSTSSSSSSRLLSAASPAGQTKAAPRSVSLWIKLFLLAVVAAFLFLVYQAMETNTINPFVTSDTEVASGRAGSV, from the exons ATGTCGGAGTACCTGGACGACCCGTCTGTGCTCACCAAGGAAAAGCTGAAAAACGAACTGTTGGCCCATAATGTAGAGCTTCCGAGCGGCAACCCGACTAAGGACGTGTATGTGCAGCTTTATCTGAAGAACATTACCGCTAATAACAAGAAGCATGTCACGGCTACGACTCTGGACGTCTTCTCCAGCGACGATGAACTGCCGCCGCCCGTAGTCTCCAGCAGAAGTCGCTCCTCCGGCAGA AAAGCCACCAGGAAAACAGACAAGGTTCGGCCAGACGAGATGGATGTTACTGTGCTGACCGATGACGGCCTAAAGGATGAGCTGCTTAAGCACGGAGTGGACGCGGGGCCGATTGTGG CATCCACCCGTAAGCTGTATGAGAAGAAACTGCAGAGGCTGCTGGATGACGGTCCTGCACAGCTGCCGCTGCCCGAGCTTGTTCTCACTGAGATACAAGTCAACCACAACGGCAACTCTGAATCGGACCTGTACAGTGACAAGGAGGACG AAGTGACAGCAGAACAAGAACCTGTGACAGAACCTGAACCTCCTCCAGTAGTGGAGAAACCAGTAAGGAGCCGAGGGAAGACGCCCGTCACCAGCCGCACCCGCAGCGGTCAGCACCACACG AGAGACCAGTtaatggatgatgatgatgatgatgaagagccTGTCCTGCAAGTAAAGCGCAGATCCAGGAGGCTGTCCTATAGAATG ATAGTGCCTGAGGATCTCAGGCCTTTATTGACAGATCAGGTCCAGTTGGTGTCTAATAGGAGGGTTCACCAAAGACTGGACAGTCCAGTTCGGGCTGCCTCCATCTCGTCCAGACCTGCTCAG CTCAAAGAGAAGGAGCTGGGGCTACTTCCCGAACCCAGCAAGGATTCATCTCACAAGCCAGTCGGTCTGCTCAACACTGCCCTGTTAGAG GAACCTGAGCCAAGTAGTAAACCTTTAAGACCAGCTCAG AGTCCACGACCGGCTGCAAAGCCATCCAGGACTTCCTCCGCTCTGATTCAACTCACCAAAGTCGACCCAGTCACCTTGTGTAACATCTCACCCATTAAGAGACCAGAGTACCACTGGTCTCTGTCAGACCAGTTTGGCGCTAAGCATGTCGGTGTCTGCGTAGCACGG GACGAGTGTGCCCCTCCAGATGTCCTGTTGCATAAAGGGACGCAGCAGAAAATCACCAGCTTCATGTCCATGTGCAGCCCCATGAAGACGCTTAGCTGCACATCTACAATGTCCAAGGATGTGTTAGTGAGACAG gtggaGAAGATTGCAGCCAGCGACCAAACCCTGAGAGTAGAGGAGAATGAAGTTCTGAAGGAGCTGTTCCCCAATGACATCAGTAGTCCAACAGGAATCAC CGCCACCTGTCGACGACCCATTAGAGGGGCTGCACATCGCCCGGTGAAGTCCAGTGAACTGTGGAATGATGAAAACCACATCTTCTCTCCAAAGACCACCAAGACAAGCAGCTCTTCCTCATCCTACACAGAGAGCTGCCTTGTCAATAGAGTCACCAGCCTGCCCCTCtctacctccacctcctctttctccacttcctcctcttcctcctccaggcTTCTGTCTGCAGCTTCCCCTGCAGGTCAAACCAAAGCAGCACCCCGCAGCGTGTCTCTGTGGATAAAGCTGTTTCTGCTGGCCGTCGTGGCTGCTTTCCTGTTCTTAGTTTACCAAGCCATGGAGACCAACACCATCAACCCTTTTGTAACCTCAGACACAGAAGTGGCCAGTGGAAGGGCAGGAAGTGTctga
- the tmpoa gene encoding thymopoietin a isoform X4, giving the protein MSEYLDDPSVLTKEKLKNELLAHNVELPSGNPTKDVYVQLYLKNITANNKKHVTATTLDVFSSDDELPPPVVSSRSRSSGRKATRKTDKVRPDEMDVTVLTDDGLKDELLKHGVDAGPIVASTRKLYEKKLQRLLDDGPAQLPLPELVLTEIQVNHNGNSESDLYSDKEDEVTAEQEPVTEPEPPPVVEKPVRSRGKTPVTSRTRSGQHHTLKEKELGLLPEPSKDSSHKPVGLLNTALLEEPEPSSKPLRPAQSPRPAAKPSRTSSALIQLTKVDPVTLCNISPIKRPEYHWSLSDQFGAKHVGVCVARDECAPPDVLLHKGTQQKITSFMSMCSPMKTLSCTSTMSKDVLVRQVEKIAASDQTLRVEENEVLKELFPNDISSPTGITATCRRPIRGAAHRPVKSSELWNDENHIFSPKTTKTSSSSSSYTESCLVNRVTSLPLSTSTSSFSTSSSSSSRLLSAASPAGQTKAAPRSVSLWIKLFLLAVVAAFLFLVYQAMETNTINPFVTSDTEVASGRAGSV; this is encoded by the exons ATGTCGGAGTACCTGGACGACCCGTCTGTGCTCACCAAGGAAAAGCTGAAAAACGAACTGTTGGCCCATAATGTAGAGCTTCCGAGCGGCAACCCGACTAAGGACGTGTATGTGCAGCTTTATCTGAAGAACATTACCGCTAATAACAAGAAGCATGTCACGGCTACGACTCTGGACGTCTTCTCCAGCGACGATGAACTGCCGCCGCCCGTAGTCTCCAGCAGAAGTCGCTCCTCCGGCAGA AAAGCCACCAGGAAAACAGACAAGGTTCGGCCAGACGAGATGGATGTTACTGTGCTGACCGATGACGGCCTAAAGGATGAGCTGCTTAAGCACGGAGTGGACGCGGGGCCGATTGTGG CATCCACCCGTAAGCTGTATGAGAAGAAACTGCAGAGGCTGCTGGATGACGGTCCTGCACAGCTGCCGCTGCCCGAGCTTGTTCTCACTGAGATACAAGTCAACCACAACGGCAACTCTGAATCGGACCTGTACAGTGACAAGGAGGACG AAGTGACAGCAGAACAAGAACCTGTGACAGAACCTGAACCTCCTCCAGTAGTGGAGAAACCAGTAAGGAGCCGAGGGAAGACGCCCGTCACCAGCCGCACCCGCAGCGGTCAGCACCACACG CTCAAAGAGAAGGAGCTGGGGCTACTTCCCGAACCCAGCAAGGATTCATCTCACAAGCCAGTCGGTCTGCTCAACACTGCCCTGTTAGAG GAACCTGAGCCAAGTAGTAAACCTTTAAGACCAGCTCAG AGTCCACGACCGGCTGCAAAGCCATCCAGGACTTCCTCCGCTCTGATTCAACTCACCAAAGTCGACCCAGTCACCTTGTGTAACATCTCACCCATTAAGAGACCAGAGTACCACTGGTCTCTGTCAGACCAGTTTGGCGCTAAGCATGTCGGTGTCTGCGTAGCACGG GACGAGTGTGCCCCTCCAGATGTCCTGTTGCATAAAGGGACGCAGCAGAAAATCACCAGCTTCATGTCCATGTGCAGCCCCATGAAGACGCTTAGCTGCACATCTACAATGTCCAAGGATGTGTTAGTGAGACAG gtggaGAAGATTGCAGCCAGCGACCAAACCCTGAGAGTAGAGGAGAATGAAGTTCTGAAGGAGCTGTTCCCCAATGACATCAGTAGTCCAACAGGAATCAC CGCCACCTGTCGACGACCCATTAGAGGGGCTGCACATCGCCCGGTGAAGTCCAGTGAACTGTGGAATGATGAAAACCACATCTTCTCTCCAAAGACCACCAAGACAAGCAGCTCTTCCTCATCCTACACAGAGAGCTGCCTTGTCAATAGAGTCACCAGCCTGCCCCTCtctacctccacctcctctttctccacttcctcctcttcctcctccaggcTTCTGTCTGCAGCTTCCCCTGCAGGTCAAACCAAAGCAGCACCCCGCAGCGTGTCTCTGTGGATAAAGCTGTTTCTGCTGGCCGTCGTGGCTGCTTTCCTGTTCTTAGTTTACCAAGCCATGGAGACCAACACCATCAACCCTTTTGTAACCTCAGACACAGAAGTGGCCAGTGGAAGGGCAGGAAGTGTctga
- the tmpoa gene encoding thymopoietin a isoform X2: MSEYLDDPSVLTKEKLKNELLAHNVELPSGNPTKDVYVQLYLKNITANNKKHVTATTLDVFSSDDELPPPVVSSRSRSSGRKATRKTDKVRPDEMDVTVLTDDGLKDELLKHGVDAGPIVASTRKLYEKKLQRLLDDGPAQLPLPELVLTEIQVNHNGNSESDLYSDKEDEVTAEQEPVTEPEPPPVVEKPVRSRGKTPVTSRTRSGQHHTIVPEDLRPLLTDQVQLVSNRRVHQRLDSPVRAASISSRPAQLKEKELGLLPEPSKDSSHKPVGLLNTALLEEPEPSSKPLRPAQSPRPAAKPSRTSSALIQLTKVDPVTLCNISPIKRPEYHWSLSDQFGAKHVGVCVARDECAPPDVLLHKGTQQKITSFMSMCSPMKTLSCTSTMSKDVLVRQVEKIAASDQTLRVEENEVLKELFPNDISSPTGITATCRRPIRGAAHRPVKSSELWNDENHIFSPKTTKTSSSSSSYTESCLVNRVTSLPLSTSTSSFSTSSSSSSRLLSAASPAGQTKAAPRSVSLWIKLFLLAVVAAFLFLVYQAMETNTINPFVTSDTEVASGRAGSV, translated from the exons ATGTCGGAGTACCTGGACGACCCGTCTGTGCTCACCAAGGAAAAGCTGAAAAACGAACTGTTGGCCCATAATGTAGAGCTTCCGAGCGGCAACCCGACTAAGGACGTGTATGTGCAGCTTTATCTGAAGAACATTACCGCTAATAACAAGAAGCATGTCACGGCTACGACTCTGGACGTCTTCTCCAGCGACGATGAACTGCCGCCGCCCGTAGTCTCCAGCAGAAGTCGCTCCTCCGGCAGA AAAGCCACCAGGAAAACAGACAAGGTTCGGCCAGACGAGATGGATGTTACTGTGCTGACCGATGACGGCCTAAAGGATGAGCTGCTTAAGCACGGAGTGGACGCGGGGCCGATTGTGG CATCCACCCGTAAGCTGTATGAGAAGAAACTGCAGAGGCTGCTGGATGACGGTCCTGCACAGCTGCCGCTGCCCGAGCTTGTTCTCACTGAGATACAAGTCAACCACAACGGCAACTCTGAATCGGACCTGTACAGTGACAAGGAGGACG AAGTGACAGCAGAACAAGAACCTGTGACAGAACCTGAACCTCCTCCAGTAGTGGAGAAACCAGTAAGGAGCCGAGGGAAGACGCCCGTCACCAGCCGCACCCGCAGCGGTCAGCACCACACG ATAGTGCCTGAGGATCTCAGGCCTTTATTGACAGATCAGGTCCAGTTGGTGTCTAATAGGAGGGTTCACCAAAGACTGGACAGTCCAGTTCGGGCTGCCTCCATCTCGTCCAGACCTGCTCAG CTCAAAGAGAAGGAGCTGGGGCTACTTCCCGAACCCAGCAAGGATTCATCTCACAAGCCAGTCGGTCTGCTCAACACTGCCCTGTTAGAG GAACCTGAGCCAAGTAGTAAACCTTTAAGACCAGCTCAG AGTCCACGACCGGCTGCAAAGCCATCCAGGACTTCCTCCGCTCTGATTCAACTCACCAAAGTCGACCCAGTCACCTTGTGTAACATCTCACCCATTAAGAGACCAGAGTACCACTGGTCTCTGTCAGACCAGTTTGGCGCTAAGCATGTCGGTGTCTGCGTAGCACGG GACGAGTGTGCCCCTCCAGATGTCCTGTTGCATAAAGGGACGCAGCAGAAAATCACCAGCTTCATGTCCATGTGCAGCCCCATGAAGACGCTTAGCTGCACATCTACAATGTCCAAGGATGTGTTAGTGAGACAG gtggaGAAGATTGCAGCCAGCGACCAAACCCTGAGAGTAGAGGAGAATGAAGTTCTGAAGGAGCTGTTCCCCAATGACATCAGTAGTCCAACAGGAATCAC CGCCACCTGTCGACGACCCATTAGAGGGGCTGCACATCGCCCGGTGAAGTCCAGTGAACTGTGGAATGATGAAAACCACATCTTCTCTCCAAAGACCACCAAGACAAGCAGCTCTTCCTCATCCTACACAGAGAGCTGCCTTGTCAATAGAGTCACCAGCCTGCCCCTCtctacctccacctcctctttctccacttcctcctcttcctcctccaggcTTCTGTCTGCAGCTTCCCCTGCAGGTCAAACCAAAGCAGCACCCCGCAGCGTGTCTCTGTGGATAAAGCTGTTTCTGCTGGCCGTCGTGGCTGCTTTCCTGTTCTTAGTTTACCAAGCCATGGAGACCAACACCATCAACCCTTTTGTAACCTCAGACACAGAAGTGGCCAGTGGAAGGGCAGGAAGTGTctga
- the tmpoa gene encoding thymopoietin a isoform X5 has protein sequence MSEYLDDPSVLTKEKLKNELLAHNVELPSGNPTKDVYVQLYLKNITANNKKHVTATTLDVFSSDDELPPPVVSSRSRSSGRKATRKTDKVRPDEMDVTVLTDDGLKDELLKHGVDAGPIVASTRKLYEKKLQRLLDDGPAQLPLPELVLTEIQVNHNGNSESDLYSDKEDEVTAEQEPVTEPEPPPVVEKPVRSRGKTPVTSRTRSGQHHTVEKIAASDQTLRVEENEVLKELFPNDISSPTGITATCRRPIRGAAHRPVKSSELWNDENHIFSPKTTKTSSSSSSYTESCLVNRVTSLPLSTSTSSFSTSSSSSSRLLSAASPAGQTKAAPRSVSLWIKLFLLAVVAAFLFLVYQAMETNTINPFVTSDTEVASGRAGSV, from the exons ATGTCGGAGTACCTGGACGACCCGTCTGTGCTCACCAAGGAAAAGCTGAAAAACGAACTGTTGGCCCATAATGTAGAGCTTCCGAGCGGCAACCCGACTAAGGACGTGTATGTGCAGCTTTATCTGAAGAACATTACCGCTAATAACAAGAAGCATGTCACGGCTACGACTCTGGACGTCTTCTCCAGCGACGATGAACTGCCGCCGCCCGTAGTCTCCAGCAGAAGTCGCTCCTCCGGCAGA AAAGCCACCAGGAAAACAGACAAGGTTCGGCCAGACGAGATGGATGTTACTGTGCTGACCGATGACGGCCTAAAGGATGAGCTGCTTAAGCACGGAGTGGACGCGGGGCCGATTGTGG CATCCACCCGTAAGCTGTATGAGAAGAAACTGCAGAGGCTGCTGGATGACGGTCCTGCACAGCTGCCGCTGCCCGAGCTTGTTCTCACTGAGATACAAGTCAACCACAACGGCAACTCTGAATCGGACCTGTACAGTGACAAGGAGGACG AAGTGACAGCAGAACAAGAACCTGTGACAGAACCTGAACCTCCTCCAGTAGTGGAGAAACCAGTAAGGAGCCGAGGGAAGACGCCCGTCACCAGCCGCACCCGCAGCGGTCAGCACCACACG gtggaGAAGATTGCAGCCAGCGACCAAACCCTGAGAGTAGAGGAGAATGAAGTTCTGAAGGAGCTGTTCCCCAATGACATCAGTAGTCCAACAGGAATCAC CGCCACCTGTCGACGACCCATTAGAGGGGCTGCACATCGCCCGGTGAAGTCCAGTGAACTGTGGAATGATGAAAACCACATCTTCTCTCCAAAGACCACCAAGACAAGCAGCTCTTCCTCATCCTACACAGAGAGCTGCCTTGTCAATAGAGTCACCAGCCTGCCCCTCtctacctccacctcctctttctccacttcctcctcttcctcctccaggcTTCTGTCTGCAGCTTCCCCTGCAGGTCAAACCAAAGCAGCACCCCGCAGCGTGTCTCTGTGGATAAAGCTGTTTCTGCTGGCCGTCGTGGCTGCTTTCCTGTTCTTAGTTTACCAAGCCATGGAGACCAACACCATCAACCCTTTTGTAACCTCAGACACAGAAGTGGCCAGTGGAAGGGCAGGAAGTGTctga